In one window of Helianthus annuus cultivar XRQ/B chromosome 17, HanXRQr2.0-SUNRISE, whole genome shotgun sequence DNA:
- the LOC110915423 gene encoding homeobox-leucine zipper protein ATHB-13 isoform X1 — MTCTGMAFFPTNFMLQASHEDDHQTPYFLSPILQPCSNTQDFNGSVASFLDKRSMPYAADVCDQETNNGDDEGSDDGLIGGEKKKRLNMEQVKTLERNFALGNKLDPERKMQLAKALGLQPRQVAIWFQNRRARWKTKQLEKDYDVLKKQFEAIKAQNDSLLSQNHKLHAELQIMALKNKEPTESINLNIKETEGSCSNKSENSSEIKLNISKIPVPDSPISSQHHHHHHQIFHNSSSRPEYDHHHNHPHALKLDQPVNNKDESLCNMFVGMEDHSGFWPWLEQQPQFN; from the exons ATGACTTGCACTGGAATGGCCTTCTTCCCAACCAATTTCATGCTACAAGCTTCTCATGAAGATGACCATCAAACCCCTTATTTTCTTTCTCCAATTCTCCAACCTTGCAGCAATACTCAGGACTTTAATG GATCAGTTGCCTCATTCTTAGACAAAAGATCAATGCCGTATGCCGCGGATGTTTGCGATCAAGAAACCAACAATGGTGATGATGAAGGATCGGATGATGGATTGATTGGtggagagaaaaagaaaagattaaACATGGAACAAGTGAAGACACTTGAAAGAAACTTTGCTTTAGGGAATAAGCTTGATCCAGAGAGGAAAATGCAGCTTGCAAAGGCACTTGGGCTGCAACCAAGACAGGTTGCCATTTGGTTTCAAAATAGAAGGGCAAGATGGAAAACCAAGCAATTGGAAAAGGATTATGATGTGCTCAAGAAGCAGTTTGAAGCTATCAAAGCTCAAAATGATTCCCTTCTATCTCAAAATCACAAACTTCATGCCGAG TTACAGATAATGGCACTCAAGAACAAGGAACCAACCGAATCAATCAACCTCAACATCAAAGAAACAGAAGGATCTTGCAGCAACAAAAGTGAAAACAGTTCTGAGATCAAACTAAACATTTCAAAAATACCGGTACCAGATAGCCCGATATCGTCAcaacatcatcaccaccatcatcagaTCTTCCACAACTCATCATCACGGCCCGAATAtgatcatcatcataatcatccTCATGCCCTTAAACTTGATCAACCGGTTAACAATAAAGACGAAAGCTTGTGCAATATGTTTGTTGGCATGGAAGATCACTCAGGGTTTTGGCCATGGTTAGAACAACAACCACAATTCAACTGA
- the LOC110915423 gene encoding homeobox-leucine zipper protein ATHB-13 isoform X2, protein MTCTGMAFFPTNFMLQASHEDDHQTPYFLSPILQPCSNTQDFNGSVASFLDKRSMPYAADVCDQETNNGDDEGSDDGLIGGEKKKRLNMEQVKTLERNFALGNKLDPERKMQLAKALGLQPRQVAIWFQNRRARWKTKQLEKDYDVLKKQFEAIKAQNDSLLSQNHKLHAEIMALKNKEPTESINLNIKETEGSCSNKSENSSEIKLNISKIPVPDSPISSQHHHHHHQIFHNSSSRPEYDHHHNHPHALKLDQPVNNKDESLCNMFVGMEDHSGFWPWLEQQPQFN, encoded by the exons ATGACTTGCACTGGAATGGCCTTCTTCCCAACCAATTTCATGCTACAAGCTTCTCATGAAGATGACCATCAAACCCCTTATTTTCTTTCTCCAATTCTCCAACCTTGCAGCAATACTCAGGACTTTAATG GATCAGTTGCCTCATTCTTAGACAAAAGATCAATGCCGTATGCCGCGGATGTTTGCGATCAAGAAACCAACAATGGTGATGATGAAGGATCGGATGATGGATTGATTGGtggagagaaaaagaaaagattaaACATGGAACAAGTGAAGACACTTGAAAGAAACTTTGCTTTAGGGAATAAGCTTGATCCAGAGAGGAAAATGCAGCTTGCAAAGGCACTTGGGCTGCAACCAAGACAGGTTGCCATTTGGTTTCAAAATAGAAGGGCAAGATGGAAAACCAAGCAATTGGAAAAGGATTATGATGTGCTCAAGAAGCAGTTTGAAGCTATCAAAGCTCAAAATGATTCCCTTCTATCTCAAAATCACAAACTTCATGCCGAG ATAATGGCACTCAAGAACAAGGAACCAACCGAATCAATCAACCTCAACATCAAAGAAACAGAAGGATCTTGCAGCAACAAAAGTGAAAACAGTTCTGAGATCAAACTAAACATTTCAAAAATACCGGTACCAGATAGCCCGATATCGTCAcaacatcatcaccaccatcatcagaTCTTCCACAACTCATCATCACGGCCCGAATAtgatcatcatcataatcatccTCATGCCCTTAAACTTGATCAACCGGTTAACAATAAAGACGAAAGCTTGTGCAATATGTTTGTTGGCATGGAAGATCACTCAGGGTTTTGGCCATGGTTAGAACAACAACCACAATTCAACTGA